The DNA sequence CTCAGGCGGCTCAATCATTGCGTCATCTAATTCAGGACCCTCAATGCTTCTAGTCCATAGGTTATCATCTATACTGAACCTACTGTGAACCTCAGGGATGGGGATATTATTCTTCCTAGCATACTCAACCTCGGTTTTCCTATCCATACCCCATATTCTAGCTGGCGCAATTATCGTTAAGTCAGGGGCCATGGCCTTGATGGCTTCCTCAAACCTAACTTGGTCATTCCCCTTGGATGTTGAACCATGGGCAACAGCATCGCAATCCTCCTTCTTAGCGATCTCAATAACCTTCTCAGCTATTAATGGCCTAGCCAATGCGGTTCCAAGTGGATACTTATCCTCATATAGAGCATTCAACATTATTGCCGATGCTATAGGGCCATTAGCGAACTCATCCCTAGCATCAATTGTGTAGTGTTTAAGCACGCCAAGTTTACGAGCCCTATTCTCTATTTCACTGAAGTCATCTTCCTGACCCACATTAACCGTTACCGTCACGACCTCTGCGTTGAATTTACTCTTTAACCAGTGGATAGCCACGGTGGTGTCTAAACCACCTGAGTAGGCTAGGGCTATCCTACTGGGTTTCTTCGTCCCAGGTTATCCATAAGCCTACGTAAAGGGGTTATTAATAAGCGTTACGCATGATTGGTGTTAAAGTTAGGTGACTTACCTACTCATGAACTAAGGATTAGCTGGGTTTAATTATAAGGAGTTTTTCATTTAACGCAACTACTAGTACATGTGCACAGTACCCTGCTCCAGTATTTTCCTAAAGGCGTAGTTGGTTAACCATATGCCTATTATTATGTATATTATTGATAATATAGTTAGCACCACTAGGTCATTAACCATGCTGCCTAACCCCTCTCCTAACAGCATTGCCCTTCTTAAACCATCGAGGGCCCATGTTAATGATAAGGCGTAGCTCATGTCCTTAAGCCACGTGGGCAGTATTGATACTGGGAAGACTACGTTGCCGAGTATATTAGTCGCCACTGAGGTGAATAGGGCTACTGGGTTACCTTGCTTAACTATAAGCACCACTGCACCTGATATTAGGTTTAAACCTATTATTGACACCATGTAGAGTAGCAGAACCACAAGCGTTGAGAGCGGGTTAATGATGTACTTTATTCCTAACCCATAGCCAATTGCAAGTACAGTGACGGTGCTTATTGAGTTTATTACGAATCCCCATACCGTGGAGTAGAACATTAGCGACATTGGCTTAAGGGGTGCAGCCATCTGGTACTCGAGTGTCCCTATTAACTCCTCATTCCTTATTCTACCCGCTAATGTAGCCACAGCAGATGAGAAGTAGCCCTGGAAGGCGATACCAACCGTTGCGAAGGCGGTGTAACTGTAGTTTGATGCTATTGCCGCAGTCATTTTACCTGCCCCGAAGGTTAAGCCTATGAAGTAGTAGAGGAATACTGGAATTGTCCAGCTTATGAAATTTAAGGCTACTTGAGTTTTATAGCTCACCCAAACTTTAAACCCCCTTATAACCACAAAGGAGTATAGCTTCGCTGCTAAACCCATGGTACACCACCCCTCCTGTTCATCCTCTCCTCAATCCTCGCATTCCTCTCGGCGAAGGCAACCTCAACATTTAGGTCAACCACCTTTAGTCCACCATCCATTGAGGCTAACTTCTTAATTAAATCATTAAACCTATCGATGCTTGCGTAAATAACGTAACTACCATCACCCAGGTCCGTGATTCTGAAGCCGTCTAATGGTGGTAAGGCACCCTTAACAAGCACTTTAACAATCTTAAGGGTTGGTAAGGCACTCACTATGTTCCTATTCAAGTAGACAACCCTATCTGCAAGCTCAATTTCCTGCGGATCATGGCTAGCCATTATTATGGTCTTCTTACCCTTAAGCTTCCTTATGTGGTCAAGTATTATTCTTTTACCATCTACATCAATACCGCTGGTTGGTTCATCAAGCAGCAGTATGTCGGGATCATGCATCATGGCTCTAGCTAACTCAAGTCTCCTCATCATACCTGTACTGTACGTTGCAACCCAGTCGTTAGCCCTCTCAGCTAGGCCAAACTCCCTAAGTAACTCAAGGCCCCTTCTCCTAGCCTCCTTAATCGATAAACCGTATAGTGTACCGAAGAACACTAAGTTATCCAAGGCGCTAATCCTCCAGTAAACTCCCCTATCCATGGGTGTCATGAAGCCTACGTGGCGCTTAGCCTCGGCCTTATGGGCCTCAATACCATAAATAAGCACTTTACCTGTATCTGGTAATAAAACACCAGCCGCCATCCTGAGTAACGTGGTCTTACCTGCACCATTAGGACCCACTAGGGCTATTACTTCGCCATCATTGACGACAAGGTTAATGTTTTCAACAGCAACTATTTTATTAAAACGCTTCGTAACATTAGCAAATTCCACAGCAGGCATAAACCCGATATCGGGTAGAGTGTATAAATCTTTCCTAATCCATAAATATAATGAGGCATCAATAGGATATATAGTAGGAAGTATATCTAATGATTACTTGCTAAACTATATTCAATAATATTGACATAACTAACATTGCACAATACTTAAAAATATAAGGCAACGTATACTAAATATGAGTCAGGGTGAGGGAACAGGTAAGGATAAGACTAATACTCCCAATGAGGCTGAGCAAACGGACAAAATGCTTAGACGCGCTTTAAATCAATGGGATATCGCATTCCTAGTGATAGGTGCAATGATAGGTAGTGGTTGGTTATTCGCATCAGCTGGGGCATCATCATACGCAGGCCCTGCGGCAATACTATCATGGCTAATAGCCGGTTTCCTAATGATCTTCATAGCCTTCACCTACACAGAGATAAGCGGTATGCTTCCTAAATCAGGCGGTATTGTGAGGTACCCTCAGTACACTCATGGCGGTTTCGCATCATTCATGCTTGCCTGGGCCTACTTCCTAAGTGCAGTGACAGTGGCTCCCAGTGAGGCCATTGCCGCAGTAACATACATGTCAACTTGGCTACCCCAGTTAACTATTAGTGGCGTATTAACCCCAATTGGTGTGCTGGTCGCGGCTGTATTGGCAACATTCTTCTTCCTACTTAATTGGTTTGGCGTGAACGTTATGGGTAAGACTAATACAGCTGTGGGTTGGTGGAAGCTTGCAATACCATCCATAACATTCATTCTCCTCATGACCCTAGCAATGCACACTGCTAACTTCACTAAGTTAGCGGGGGGCTTCATGCCTTATGGCTCAGCCGCAGTATTCTTAGCAATACCAACCACAGGCATAGCTTACGCCTACTTAGGGTTTAGGCAGGGTGTTGATTATAGTGGTGAAGCGAGGAAGCCCACTGATGTAATCATGGGTACGATAATAGGCTTCGTAGTGGTGATGATTATTTACGTACTACTTCAAACATCATTCATAGGTGGATTAAACCTCAACAACCTATACCTAGTTGATATAAATACTCAAACCAATCAAGTGGTTAAAGTACTTGGGCATCCAACCGCGGGAGCATGGAATTGGGGTTACTTAAGCAGCACAGGCGTGTCAGTAAGCAGTAATATTGCTGAATTCGCAGCCTATAAAACGGGTAATAGTTATGTCCCACTGGCCAGTGGGCCATTTTACGGCGTGCTTGTATCAAGTGGTGTTGCTATTCTTGCGGCCTTTGCGGTAATATTACTTATTGATGCTGTGGTTTCACCATCTGGTACAGGCTGGATCTACATAGGTACCACGGCGAGGACAATTTACGGTATGGCTGCAGATGGACACTTACCTAACACATTCCTTAAGCTTAATAGGTATAAGGTACCTTTATGGCCAACCTTAACCGCGTGGGTGCTTGGAATGCTCTTCCTACTGCCATTCCCAACATGGTTCGCAATATCATCCTTCATAACCACTACAACTGTGTTCACATACATAATCAGTGGACCGGCATTAATGACCCTTAGGAGACTGGCGCCTAACGCACCCAGGCCCATTAAGCTTCCCCTGGCGTCAGTAATTGGGGCAATAGCGACCATTGCAGCATTCCTAATAGTCTACTGGTCAAGCTTCTATTACCTCTGGTTCGCATTCGCCTTAATTATGGCTGGGTTACCTTTATTCTTCATGTACACGATGGTTAATAAGCATGGGGCAAGCAGGAGAATCAGCATTACCGCCAGCATTATCTACTGGGCAATATTAATAGCATCAACGTACTTCCTAGTTTACCTACCCTTCGCTGAACCCACCGGCTGGCCATCA is a window from the Caldivirga sp. genome containing:
- a CDS encoding ABC transporter ATP-binding protein, which translates into the protein MPAVEFANVTKRFNKIVAVENINLVVNDGEVIALVGPNGAGKTTLLRMAAGVLLPDTGKVLIYGIEAHKAEAKRHVGFMTPMDRGVYWRISALDNLVFFGTLYGLSIKEARRRGLELLREFGLAERANDWVATYSTGMMRRLELARAMMHDPDILLLDEPTSGIDVDGKRIILDHIRKLKGKKTIIMASHDPQEIELADRVVYLNRNIVSALPTLKIVKVLVKGALPPLDGFRITDLGDGSYVIYASIDRFNDLIKKLASMDGGLKVVDLNVEVAFAERNARIEERMNRRGGVPWV
- a CDS encoding APC family permease, with the translated sequence MSQGEGTGKDKTNTPNEAEQTDKMLRRALNQWDIAFLVIGAMIGSGWLFASAGASSYAGPAAILSWLIAGFLMIFIAFTYTEISGMLPKSGGIVRYPQYTHGGFASFMLAWAYFLSAVTVAPSEAIAAVTYMSTWLPQLTISGVLTPIGVLVAAVLATFFFLLNWFGVNVMGKTNTAVGWWKLAIPSITFILLMTLAMHTANFTKLAGGFMPYGSAAVFLAIPTTGIAYAYLGFRQGVDYSGEARKPTDVIMGTIIGFVVVMIIYVLLQTSFIGGLNLNNLYLVDINTQTNQVVKVLGHPTAGAWNWGYLSSTGVSVSSNIAEFAAYKTGNSYVPLASGPFYGVLVSSGVAILAAFAVILLIDAVVSPSGTGWIYIGTTARTIYGMAADGHLPNTFLKLNRYKVPLWPTLTAWVLGMLFLLPFPTWFAISSFITTTTVFTYIISGPALMTLRRLAPNAPRPIKLPLASVIGAIATIAAFLIVYWSSFYYLWFAFALIMAGLPLFFMYTMVNKHGASRRISITASIIYWAILIASTYFLVYLPFAEPTGWPSSSPVTMLKLQFTHIVDFLGYVVITLITLVALIYWVASTASSKDLRSHINAGWWIIAVLYSALVLSFLGSFSVFQTPIIPFPWDTAAAAVVALALYVYGTRSGLLTDDLIAVFKEIGVNINK
- a CDS encoding ABC transporter permease, which gives rise to MGLAAKLYSFVVIRGFKVWVSYKTQVALNFISWTIPVFLYYFIGLTFGAGKMTAAIASNYSYTAFATVGIAFQGYFSSAVATLAGRIRNEELIGTLEYQMAAPLKPMSLMFYSTVWGFVINSISTVTVLAIGYGLGIKYIINPLSTLVVLLLYMVSIIGLNLISGAVVLIVKQGNPVALFTSVATNILGNVVFPVSILPTWLKDMSYALSLTWALDGLRRAMLLGEGLGSMVNDLVVLTILSIIYIIIGIWLTNYAFRKILEQGTVHMY